A genomic region of Nerophis lumbriciformis linkage group LG28, RoL_Nlum_v2.1, whole genome shotgun sequence contains the following coding sequences:
- the LOC133570775 gene encoding urocortin-3-like, with protein MRAAWLCFCLLLLHAHKSGPALARSDEDSERGAPAVDAMKTVGASNSVLGPERRSILRQERAQRLSAQVPKRAQQGSRFALSLDVPTSILSVLIDLAKNQDLRTKAAANAELMARIGKRK; from the coding sequence ATGAGAGCGGCGTGGCTTTGTTTCTGCCTGCTCCTGCTGCACGCTCACAAAAGCGGCCCTGCTCTCGCCAGATCTGACGAGGACTCCGAAAGAGGCGCGCCGGCCGTCGACGCCATGAAGACCGTCGGGGCGTCGAACTCGGTGCTCGGCCCGGAGCGCCGCTCCATCCTCCGGCAGGAGCGCGCCCAGCGCCTGTCGGCCCAGGTGCCCAAGAGAGCCCAGCAGGGGTCACGCTTTGCTCTGTCCCTGGACGTGCCCACCAGCATCCTCAGTGTCCTCATAGACCTGGCCAAGAACCAGGACTTGAGGACCAAAGCGGCGGCCAACGCAGAACTGATGGCACGGATTGGCAAGCGGAAATAA